Proteins encoded together in one Colius striatus isolate bColStr4 chromosome 3, bColStr4.1.hap1, whole genome shotgun sequence window:
- the STOX2 gene encoding storkhead-box protein 2 isoform X2, producing MKKTRSTTLRRAWPSSDFSDRASDRVRSRSEKDYRLHKHFPPAFISQTSRGYMTSGDVSPISMSPISQSQFIPLGEILCLAISAMNSARKQVTQEALMEHLTTCFPGVPTPSPEILRHTLNMLVRERKIYPTPDGYFIVTPQTYFITPSLIRTNSKWYHLDERIPDRSQCTSPQQGTITPSTSGCVRDRTLPKNHCESCHCCREDMHSMHASTLQRKSAKDCKDSYCPPSLCQVPPTEKSKSTVNFSYKAETLTKPKDVEKQSKKFGLKLFRLSFKKDKAKQLANFSAQFPPEEWPLRDEDTPTTIPREVEMEIIRRINPDLTVENVMRHTALMKKLEEEKAQRSKAGSSAHHSGRSKKSRNHRKSHGKSRSHSKTRVSKGDPSDGSHLDIPAEREYEFFDPLTRSPREGCFIIEHKGDNFIMHSNPNMIESHFPMTPEWDVSGELAKRRTEMPFPEPSRGSSHSKVHRSHSHTQDRRSRNERSSKAKERSRSMDNSKGPLGSAALGTPEDIGEGCSPDDQTTSQTYIDDSTLRPSQSLSHQKALMSSASYKETCIPEIASGSVETPSSCSLLEQSKPTENLPSYSELNSCTTKSAVDDYFQCNTSSETVLTAPSPLGKNKEDHDSLAGTDGLKKMTPTDRQSQHIAREPGVHKEESPKGPSSGSVVAGQAAEVIANGRLVQHHSAESSSLDKRKEIFSKDTLFKPLHNTLSVNSYHKSSTSLLKPHQKTPSDTLPVRCEKLEQAIVTSVTQITPVSQRQQETTGNQEASFDYYNVSDDDDSEEGTNKNAEEEKNRDDVGTMQWLLEREKERDLQRKFEKNLTLLTPKETENSNNQRATHSARLDSMDSSSITVDSGFNSPRTRESLASNTSSIVESNRRQNPALSPAHGGAGPAFSFRATADPPTSEAEKLQKPANCLQASVTSV from the exons GTGATGTATCACCCATCAGCATGTCTCCCATCAGTCAGTCACAGTTTATTCCACTTGGGGAAATCCTTTGCCTGGCCATCTCAGCAATGAACTCTGCCCGAAAACAAGTCACACAAGAAGCACTAATGGAGCACCTAACAACCTGCTTCCCAG GAGTTCCAACACCCAGTCCAGAAATCCTTCGACATACCTTGAATATGCTTGTACGGGAGAGGAAAATATACCCAACTCCAGATGGTTATTTCATAGTAACCCCGCAGACCTACTTTATAACGCCATCTCTCATAAGAACTAACAGTAAATGGTACCATTTGGATGAGAGGATACCTGACAGGTCTCAATGTACCTCTCCACAGCAAGGAACTATAACTCCCTCCACCTCGGGATGCGTCAGGGACCGAACACTACCCAAAAACCACTGCGAGTCCTGCCATTGTTGTAGAGAAGACATGCACAGCATGCATGCATCTACCCTACAGAGGAAATCAGCAAAAGACTGTAAAGACTCATACTGTCCTCCTTCCTTATGTCAGGTCCCACCTACTGAGAAAAGTAAAAGTACTGTCAATTTCTCTTATAAAGCAGAGACGCTCACAAAGCCTAAGGATGTAGAAAAGCAGTCTAAGAAATTTGGACTCAAATTATTCCGATTAAGTTTTAAGAAGGACAAGGCAAAACAGTTGGCAAATTTCTCTGCCCAGTTTCCTCCAGAGGAGTGGCCCCTAAGGGACGAGGACACCCCTACCACTATACCTAGAGAGGTAGAAATGGAGATTATCAGGCGTATTAACCCAGACTTGACTGTGGAAAATGTCATGAGGCACACTGCACTAATGAAGAaacttgaagaagaaaaagctcaacGAAGCAAAGCAGGATCTTCAGCTCACCACAGTGGGCGAAGTAAAAAGAGCAGGAATCACAGAAAGTCTCATGGGAAGTCGAGGTCACACAGCAAGACTCGGGTGTCCAAAGGAGACCCATCAGATGGCTCTCACTTGGATATACCTGCTGAAAGGGAGTACGAGTTCTTTGATCCCTTGACTCGATCCCCACGGGAAGGCTGTTTTATAATAGAACACAAGGGAGATAATTTTATCATGCACAGCAATCCTAACATGATTGAATCTCATTTTCCCATGACACCAGAGTGGGACGTGTCTGGTGAGCTGGCCAAAAGAAGAACTGAAATGCCTTTCCCTGAACCTTCCAGGGGAAGCTCCCACTCCAAGGTCCATCGGAGCCACAGCCATACGCAGGATAGAAGATCAAGGAATGAGCGGTCCAGTAAGGCTAAAGAAAGGTCTAGATCTATGGATAACTCCAAGGGACCTCTGGGCTCAGCTGCTTTAGGCACACCTGAAGATATAGGCGAAGGCTGTAGCCCAGATGATCAAACAACTAGCCAAACTTACATTGACGATAGTACTTTAAGGCCGTCTCAGTCGCTCAGTCATCAAAAGGCTCTGATGTCATCTGCAAGCTACAAAGAGACTTGCATCCCTGAAATAGCTAGTGGCAGCGTAGAAACCCCCAGTTCTTGTAGCCTATTGGAGCAAAGCAAGCCTACAGAAAATTTGCCATCGTATAGTGAGCTCAACTCCTGCACGACAAAGTCTGCAGTCGACGACTATTTCCAGTGCAACACATCCAGTGAGACTGTACttactgctccatcacctctgggaaagaataaagagGATCACGATTCACTGGCAGGGACAGATGGGCTCAAAAAAATGACTCCCACAGACAGACAGTCTCAACATATTGCTAGAGAGCCCGGGGTGCACAAAGAGGAGTCCCCCAAGGGCCCAAGCAGCGGGTCAGTGGTTGCTGGCCAGGCTGCAGAGGTGATCGCCAATGGGCGGCTGGTTCAACACCATAGTGCTGAATCGAGCAGCCTtgataaaaggaaagaaatatttagcAAGGATACACTCTTTAAACCTCTGCACAACACTCTTTCTGTGAATAGTTATCATAAGTCTAGCACATCCCTGCTAAAGCCCCATCAAAAGACCCCCTCTGACACACTGCCAGTCAGATGTGAGAAACTTGAACAAGCGATAGTCACCTCAGTCACACAAATCACACCCGTTTCACAGAGACAGCAAGAGACAACTGGGAACCAGGAGGCCTCCTTCGACTACTACAATGTGTCTGATGATGATGACTCAGAGGAAGGAACCAACAAAAATGCCGAGGAAGAGAAGAACAGGGATGACGTTGGTACGATGCAGTGGCTcctagaaagagaaaaggagagagatcTGCAGCGAAAGTTTGAGAAGAATCTTACTCTTCTCACcccaaaggaaacagaaaatagcaACAACCAGAGAGCCACTCACTCAGCCCGCCTGGACAGCatggacagcagcagcattactGTGGACAGCGGGTTCAACTCCCCACG TACTCGTGAGAGCCTGGCATCCAATACTTCAAGCATTGTTGAAAGCAACAGACGTCAGAATCCGGCCCTGAGCCCCGCACATGGCGGCGCAGGCCCAGCATTCAGCTTCCGAGCCACCGCAGACCCGCCGACCAGCGAGGCTGAGAAACTGCAGAAACCTGCTAACTGCCTGCAAGCTTCTGTCACTAGTGTCTGA
- the STOX2 gene encoding storkhead-box protein 2 isoform X3: MHIVVTSQLLWILYWSMEPDHRVSGDVSPISMSPISQSQFIPLGEILCLAISAMNSARKQVTQEALMEHLTTCFPGVPTPSPEILRHTLNMLVRERKIYPTPDGYFIVTPQTYFITPSLIRTNSKWYHLDERIPDRSQCTSPQQGTITPSTSGCVRDRTLPKNHCESCHCCREDMHSMHASTLQRKSAKDCKDSYCPPSLCQVPPTEKSKSTVNFSYKAETLTKPKDVEKQSKKFGLKLFRLSFKKDKAKQLANFSAQFPPEEWPLRDEDTPTTIPREVEMEIIRRINPDLTVENVMRHTALMKKLEEEKAQRSKAGSSAHHSGRSKKSRNHRKSHGKSRSHSKTRVSKGDPSDGSHLDIPAEREYEFFDPLTRSPREGCFIIEHKGDNFIMHSNPNMIESHFPMTPEWDVSGELAKRRTEMPFPEPSRGSSHSKVHRSHSHTQDRRSRNERSSKAKERSRSMDNSKGPLGSAALGTPEDIGEGCSPDDQTTSQTYIDDSTLRPSQSLSHQKALMSSASYKETCIPEIASGSVETPSSCSLLEQSKPTENLPSYSELNSCTTKSAVDDYFQCNTSSETVLTAPSPLGKNKEDHDSLAGTDGLKKMTPTDRQSQHIAREPGVHKEESPKGPSSGSVVAGQAAEVIANGRLVQHHSAESSSLDKRKEIFSKDTLFKPLHNTLSVNSYHKSSTSLLKPHQKTPSDTLPVRCEKLEQAIVTSVTQITPVSQRQQETTGNQEASFDYYNVSDDDDSEEGTNKNAEEEKNRDDVGTMQWLLEREKERDLQRKFEKNLTLLTPKETENSNNQRATHSARLDSMDSSSITVDSGFNSPRTRESLASNTSSIVESNRRQNPALSPAHGGAGPAFSFRATADPPTSEAEKLQKPANCLQASVTSV; this comes from the exons GTGATGTATCACCCATCAGCATGTCTCCCATCAGTCAGTCACAGTTTATTCCACTTGGGGAAATCCTTTGCCTGGCCATCTCAGCAATGAACTCTGCCCGAAAACAAGTCACACAAGAAGCACTAATGGAGCACCTAACAACCTGCTTCCCAG GAGTTCCAACACCCAGTCCAGAAATCCTTCGACATACCTTGAATATGCTTGTACGGGAGAGGAAAATATACCCAACTCCAGATGGTTATTTCATAGTAACCCCGCAGACCTACTTTATAACGCCATCTCTCATAAGAACTAACAGTAAATGGTACCATTTGGATGAGAGGATACCTGACAGGTCTCAATGTACCTCTCCACAGCAAGGAACTATAACTCCCTCCACCTCGGGATGCGTCAGGGACCGAACACTACCCAAAAACCACTGCGAGTCCTGCCATTGTTGTAGAGAAGACATGCACAGCATGCATGCATCTACCCTACAGAGGAAATCAGCAAAAGACTGTAAAGACTCATACTGTCCTCCTTCCTTATGTCAGGTCCCACCTACTGAGAAAAGTAAAAGTACTGTCAATTTCTCTTATAAAGCAGAGACGCTCACAAAGCCTAAGGATGTAGAAAAGCAGTCTAAGAAATTTGGACTCAAATTATTCCGATTAAGTTTTAAGAAGGACAAGGCAAAACAGTTGGCAAATTTCTCTGCCCAGTTTCCTCCAGAGGAGTGGCCCCTAAGGGACGAGGACACCCCTACCACTATACCTAGAGAGGTAGAAATGGAGATTATCAGGCGTATTAACCCAGACTTGACTGTGGAAAATGTCATGAGGCACACTGCACTAATGAAGAaacttgaagaagaaaaagctcaacGAAGCAAAGCAGGATCTTCAGCTCACCACAGTGGGCGAAGTAAAAAGAGCAGGAATCACAGAAAGTCTCATGGGAAGTCGAGGTCACACAGCAAGACTCGGGTGTCCAAAGGAGACCCATCAGATGGCTCTCACTTGGATATACCTGCTGAAAGGGAGTACGAGTTCTTTGATCCCTTGACTCGATCCCCACGGGAAGGCTGTTTTATAATAGAACACAAGGGAGATAATTTTATCATGCACAGCAATCCTAACATGATTGAATCTCATTTTCCCATGACACCAGAGTGGGACGTGTCTGGTGAGCTGGCCAAAAGAAGAACTGAAATGCCTTTCCCTGAACCTTCCAGGGGAAGCTCCCACTCCAAGGTCCATCGGAGCCACAGCCATACGCAGGATAGAAGATCAAGGAATGAGCGGTCCAGTAAGGCTAAAGAAAGGTCTAGATCTATGGATAACTCCAAGGGACCTCTGGGCTCAGCTGCTTTAGGCACACCTGAAGATATAGGCGAAGGCTGTAGCCCAGATGATCAAACAACTAGCCAAACTTACATTGACGATAGTACTTTAAGGCCGTCTCAGTCGCTCAGTCATCAAAAGGCTCTGATGTCATCTGCAAGCTACAAAGAGACTTGCATCCCTGAAATAGCTAGTGGCAGCGTAGAAACCCCCAGTTCTTGTAGCCTATTGGAGCAAAGCAAGCCTACAGAAAATTTGCCATCGTATAGTGAGCTCAACTCCTGCACGACAAAGTCTGCAGTCGACGACTATTTCCAGTGCAACACATCCAGTGAGACTGTACttactgctccatcacctctgggaaagaataaagagGATCACGATTCACTGGCAGGGACAGATGGGCTCAAAAAAATGACTCCCACAGACAGACAGTCTCAACATATTGCTAGAGAGCCCGGGGTGCACAAAGAGGAGTCCCCCAAGGGCCCAAGCAGCGGGTCAGTGGTTGCTGGCCAGGCTGCAGAGGTGATCGCCAATGGGCGGCTGGTTCAACACCATAGTGCTGAATCGAGCAGCCTtgataaaaggaaagaaatatttagcAAGGATACACTCTTTAAACCTCTGCACAACACTCTTTCTGTGAATAGTTATCATAAGTCTAGCACATCCCTGCTAAAGCCCCATCAAAAGACCCCCTCTGACACACTGCCAGTCAGATGTGAGAAACTTGAACAAGCGATAGTCACCTCAGTCACACAAATCACACCCGTTTCACAGAGACAGCAAGAGACAACTGGGAACCAGGAGGCCTCCTTCGACTACTACAATGTGTCTGATGATGATGACTCAGAGGAAGGAACCAACAAAAATGCCGAGGAAGAGAAGAACAGGGATGACGTTGGTACGATGCAGTGGCTcctagaaagagaaaaggagagagatcTGCAGCGAAAGTTTGAGAAGAATCTTACTCTTCTCACcccaaaggaaacagaaaatagcaACAACCAGAGAGCCACTCACTCAGCCCGCCTGGACAGCatggacagcagcagcattactGTGGACAGCGGGTTCAACTCCCCACG TACTCGTGAGAGCCTGGCATCCAATACTTCAAGCATTGTTGAAAGCAACAGACGTCAGAATCCGGCCCTGAGCCCCGCACATGGCGGCGCAGGCCCAGCATTCAGCTTCCGAGCCACCGCAGACCCGCCGACCAGCGAGGCTGAGAAACTGCAGAAACCTGCTAACTGCCTGCAAGCTTCTGTCACTAGTGTCTGA